DNA sequence from the Octopus bimaculoides isolate UCB-OBI-ISO-001 unplaced genomic scaffold, ASM119413v2 Scaffold_156398, whole genome shotgun sequence genome:
CCGcaagaaaaccaacaacaactacagagccattaaccacaacagaaccaacaccCACAAaagaaccaacaaccacaacggaactaacaaccacaacagaaccaacaaccacaGAAGAAGACACAACcgcaagaaaacaaacaacaactacagagccattaaccacaacagaaccaacaaccacaacagcacaAACAGCCACAGAAGAAGACGCAACCACAAGAAAACCAACGACAACTACAGAGCCAttaaccacaacagaaccaaaaaCCACAACAGCACAAACAGCCGCAGAAGAAGACACAACCGCAAGAAAACCAACAACCAATATAGAGCCATTAACCACAACAGAATCAAAAACCACAACAGCACAAACAGCCACAGAAGAAGACACAACCGcaagaaaaccaacaacaacaacagagccattaaccacaacagaaccaacaaccacaacagcacaAACAGCCACAGAAGACGACACAACcacaagaaaagcaacaacaccTACAGAGCCATTAACcccaacagaaccaacaaccacaacagcacaAACAGCCACAGAAGACGCAACCACCAgaaaaccaacaacaactacagagcCATTAATCaaaacagaaccaacaaccacaacagcacaAACAGCCACAGAAGAAGACACAACCGCAAGAAAACCAACAACCACTACAGAGCCATTAACCNNNNNNNNNNCAACCGCAAGAAAACCAACAACCACTACAGAGCCAttaaccacaacagaaccaacaacc
Encoded proteins:
- the LOC128251491 gene encoding salivary glue protein Sgs-3-like, giving the protein AQTATEEDATTRKPTTTTQPLTPTEPTTTTAQTAIEEDATTRKPTTTTEPLTATKQITTTAQTATEEDTTARKQTTTTEPLTTTEPTTTTAQTATEEDTTARKPTTTTEPLTTTEPTPTKEPTTTTELTTTTEPTTTEEDTTARKQTTTTEPLTTTEPTTTTAQTATEEDATTRKPTTTTEPLTTTEPKTTTAQTAAEEDTTARKPTTNIEPLTTTESKTTTAQTATEEDTTARKPTTTTEPLTTTEPTTTTAQTATEDDTTTRKATTPTEPLTPTEPTTTTAQTATEDATTRKPTTTTEPLIKTEPTTTTAQTATEEDTTARKPTTTTEPL